A stretch of Elusimicrobiota bacterium DNA encodes these proteins:
- a CDS encoding T9SS type A sorting domain-containing protein: MPKFRSPLWLIAALALPAALRADTASINVDYGDRVLDGSTGFGSNLDVNDNRHPEKHLDGERLLDRGFEWSANQVWSSTFIAGGAGSITRDTAQFYGGKASLKAVVTTVSASARVLVIVAGPWVQSGETYRFSFWAKGGAYTGRLGVSLIDGNSFGLLGSTLTFDLAGSSWTQHHGSLPVTVNASSALLLLEFFDTGTLWIDQMSLLPPAATPPGPPLDAALSDARLRFMRFPAGSEANAYNWKTAVGPRDQRAPNASVNAFYTDNAGLNLDRTPFYNDFGVDEFLQLCERKGWTPVLTVNVASGAAHAADWVEYCNGNTGTTWGAQRAANGHPAPYGVTYWEVGNELWNQYAPEPGAIFNRPFHTQANTNNYIAQLLLFSAALKAKDPTIRVGAVGGAKPADSILTNLVDPNWDNDLVAGAGASLDFVASHYYAPGGDGGAPSASAVYQSLLAAPNYFEQEMANLAALVPASVERTVTEYGVSLVSTATATDRALGQTWGAGLYLAGLNNAFLRQGVRFAAQHDLLNEYESMLEHTTDASGARVAVARAAELVLSLYGEGARGGRIAPATTAGTFSTPAVGWMSARANVPLLDAVASLNPDEKTLTLFAVNRSTAAVQSTTLRLAGFPGWLRAKGAATVTAASLDARNTAADPRAVYRRDLSSGEFRAHPPAADGSQSFAAAFPPASVTALQFTYAEPAAAGDGPRAFPTPYRPSAGGAMTLAPVPEGAAVTIYDLTGQRLRRLPVSAGRAQWDGLDENGRAAGSGVYVVRIASPGGSWTKKVVLQR, encoded by the coding sequence ATGCCCAAATTCCGCTCTCCTCTTTGGTTGATCGCCGCCCTGGCGCTCCCCGCGGCCCTGCGGGCCGACACGGCGTCGATCAACGTCGATTACGGCGACCGGGTTCTGGACGGCTCGACGGGCTTCGGTTCCAACCTCGACGTCAACGACAACCGCCATCCGGAAAAACACCTGGACGGCGAGCGGCTGCTGGACCGGGGCTTTGAATGGTCGGCCAACCAAGTGTGGAGCTCCACCTTCATCGCCGGCGGCGCGGGTTCGATCACGCGGGACACCGCGCAGTTTTACGGCGGGAAGGCGTCGTTGAAGGCCGTCGTGACGACGGTGTCCGCCTCCGCGCGGGTCCTCGTGATCGTGGCGGGGCCCTGGGTTCAGTCGGGAGAAACCTACCGTTTTTCCTTTTGGGCCAAGGGCGGCGCCTACACCGGACGCCTCGGGGTCTCCCTGATCGACGGAAATTCCTTCGGCCTCCTGGGGTCGACGTTGACGTTCGATCTCGCCGGTTCCTCCTGGACCCAACACCACGGGAGTCTTCCCGTCACGGTCAACGCGTCGTCGGCTCTGTTGTTGTTGGAGTTTTTTGACACGGGGACCCTGTGGATCGACCAAATGAGCCTCCTTCCCCCGGCCGCGACGCCGCCCGGGCCGCCGCTCGACGCGGCCCTCTCGGACGCCCGGCTCCGTTTCATGCGCTTTCCCGCCGGGAGCGAAGCCAACGCCTACAATTGGAAAACGGCCGTCGGCCCCCGGGACCAACGGGCCCCCAACGCCTCCGTCAACGCTTTTTACACGGACAACGCCGGACTGAACCTGGACCGGACGCCCTTTTACAACGATTTCGGCGTGGACGAATTCCTGCAACTCTGCGAGCGGAAGGGATGGACGCCCGTGCTCACGGTCAACGTGGCCTCGGGCGCGGCCCACGCCGCCGATTGGGTGGAATATTGCAACGGGAACACCGGCACGACCTGGGGCGCCCAGCGCGCGGCCAACGGGCACCCCGCCCCCTACGGCGTGACCTATTGGGAAGTGGGGAACGAACTTTGGAATCAATACGCTCCGGAACCGGGAGCGATATTTAACCGGCCCTTCCACACGCAGGCGAACACCAATAATTACATCGCGCAGCTTTTGCTCTTTTCCGCCGCCCTGAAAGCCAAAGACCCGACGATTCGCGTCGGCGCCGTGGGCGGGGCAAAACCCGCCGATTCGATTTTGACGAACCTGGTGGACCCCAACTGGGACAACGATCTGGTGGCGGGCGCGGGCGCCTCGTTGGATTTCGTCGCCAGCCACTACTACGCCCCCGGAGGCGACGGCGGGGCGCCCTCGGCCTCGGCCGTTTACCAATCCCTGTTGGCCGCGCCGAATTATTTTGAACAGGAAATGGCGAACCTGGCGGCGTTGGTTCCGGCGTCGGTGGAGCGGACCGTCACGGAATACGGCGTGTCCCTGGTCAGCACCGCCACCGCGACGGACCGGGCCCTGGGCCAGACCTGGGGCGCGGGGCTTTATTTGGCCGGCCTGAACAACGCCTTTCTCCGGCAAGGGGTTCGGTTCGCCGCCCAGCACGATTTGTTGAACGAGTACGAATCCATGCTGGAACACACCACCGACGCCTCCGGCGCCCGGGTCGCCGTGGCCCGCGCCGCAGAATTGGTTTTGTCTCTTTACGGGGAGGGGGCCCGGGGGGGCCGCATCGCCCCCGCCACGACCGCCGGGACGTTTTCGACCCCGGCCGTGGGGTGGATGTCCGCTCGGGCCAACGTGCCGCTCCTGGACGCGGTGGCCTCCTTAAATCCCGACGAAAAAACCCTGACCCTCTTCGCCGTCAACCGAAGCACCGCGGCCGTTCAATCCACGACCCTGCGGTTGGCGGGTTTTCCCGGCTGGTTGCGCGCGAAAGGGGCCGCCACGGTCACGGCGGCTTCCCTGGACGCCCGGAACACGGCGGCCGACCCCCGGGCCGTTTACCGTCGGGACCTCTCCTCCGGCGAGTTCCGCGCCCACCCCCCGGCGGCGGACGGCTCCCAATCCTTCGCGGCGGCCTTTCCTCCCGCCTCCGTCACGGCGCTCCAGTTCACTTACGCGGAGCCGGCGGCGGCCGGGGACGGCCCCCGGGCTTTCCCGACGCCGTACCGTCCCTCGGCGGGAGGGGCGATGACCCTGGCGCCGGTTCCGGAGGGGGCCGCGGTGACGATCTACGATTTGACCGGGCAACGCCTGCGCCGATTGCCGGTGTCGGCGGGCCGGGCCCAATGGGACGGATTGGACGAAAATGGCCGGGCCGCGGGCAGCGGGGTGTATGTGGTTCGAATTGCCTCCCCCGGCGGGTCCTGGACCAAAAAAGTCGTTCTGCAACGCTGA
- a CDS encoding glycogen/starch/alpha-glucan phosphorylase: MAPLSAEDFRGLIVRNIRTHSGRTPEFASKYDWYNAVALAVREQIYATENVAMARFKKKDTRLVAYLSAEFLLGPHLRNHIINLGIRNPVEEALKSLDQDFDDIMAQETEPGLGNGGLGRLAACFLDSLATLGVPAAGYGIRYEFGIFGQVLRDGAQVEVTDKWLKNGNPWEVQHPDVAFRVGFGGRTETVKENGGFKVRWHPDWVVRGVAFDTPISGYRAKHAALLRLWKAEAVESFDFAAFNSGDYYRAVEQKMASENISKVLYPNDSSSQGKRLRLEQQYFFVSCTLQDLIRINHLWGHPLKDFPKKFAVQLNDTHPAVAVPELMRLLMDVHGYGWDDAWEMTRQTFSYTNHTLLPEALERWPLALFASLLPRHLEIIYEINRRFLAEVRLARPGDEDLLRRVSLIDESGEHYVRMAHLAVVGGHAVNGVAALHTRLLREDLLRDFDALAPGKIQNVTNGVTPRRWVVSSNPGLTKAITDAIGDKWILRAEEELPKLEPFAADAAFRAAWNRVKAENKIRLAARLKNAAGVAIDPAALLDVQVKRIHEYKRQHLSVLHIVRRFLDLKANPQSAPVPRTFLFGGKAAPGYFMAKLIIRFINAVGEAVNRDPAASRVYRVAFFPDFNVKNGETIYPAADLSEQISTAGKEASGTGNMKFTLNGALTVGTLDGANVEIREAVGEENFFLFGLTVGEVGAALRNGYRGRDVYDRDPRVKEVIDSISSGFFSRGDPSLFRPLVDSLLGGDPYLTLADFSSYLAAQDRIDQTRRDAEDWARRSILNVARAGRFSSDRSIREYAKNIWKVKLGDAEA; encoded by the coding sequence ATGGCGCCATTGTCCGCTGAAGATTTCCGTGGTTTGATCGTCCGCAATATCCGCACCCACAGCGGACGCACCCCCGAATTCGCCTCCAAATACGATTGGTACAACGCCGTGGCCCTGGCCGTCCGCGAGCAGATCTACGCCACGGAAAACGTCGCCATGGCCCGGTTCAAAAAGAAGGACACCCGTCTGGTGGCGTATCTGTCGGCGGAATTCCTCCTCGGGCCCCACCTCCGCAACCACATCATCAATTTGGGCATCCGGAATCCGGTCGAGGAAGCGCTCAAGTCCCTGGATCAGGATTTTGACGACATCATGGCCCAGGAAACCGAACCCGGCTTGGGGAACGGCGGGTTGGGGCGTTTGGCGGCCTGCTTTTTGGATTCCCTGGCGACGCTGGGGGTGCCGGCGGCGGGCTACGGCATCCGCTACGAGTTCGGCATTTTCGGCCAGGTTCTGCGGGACGGCGCCCAGGTCGAGGTGACCGACAAGTGGTTGAAGAACGGGAACCCCTGGGAGGTTCAGCACCCCGACGTGGCCTTCCGGGTCGGCTTCGGCGGACGGACCGAGACGGTGAAGGAGAACGGGGGGTTTAAAGTCCGCTGGCACCCCGATTGGGTGGTGCGGGGGGTGGCTTTTGACACGCCCATCAGCGGGTACCGGGCCAAGCACGCGGCCCTGTTGCGCCTGTGGAAGGCCGAAGCGGTGGAGTCCTTCGATTTCGCGGCGTTCAACAGCGGCGACTACTATCGGGCGGTCGAACAGAAGATGGCGTCGGAAAACATTTCCAAGGTCCTCTACCCCAACGATTCCTCCTCCCAGGGGAAGCGCCTTCGTCTGGAGCAACAGTATTTCTTCGTGTCCTGCACCCTGCAGGATTTGATCCGCATCAACCACCTCTGGGGCCACCCGCTCAAGGATTTTCCCAAGAAGTTCGCCGTGCAGTTGAACGACACCCACCCCGCCGTGGCCGTGCCGGAGCTCATGCGCCTCCTGATGGACGTCCACGGCTACGGCTGGGACGACGCCTGGGAAATGACCCGCCAAACCTTCTCCTACACCAACCACACGCTCCTGCCCGAGGCGTTGGAGCGCTGGCCGCTGGCCCTTTTCGCCTCGCTCCTGCCCCGGCACCTGGAAATCATTTACGAGATCAACCGCCGGTTCCTGGCGGAAGTGCGGCTGGCCCGACCGGGCGACGAGGACCTCCTGCGCCGGGTGTCGCTGATCGACGAATCGGGCGAACATTACGTGCGCATGGCCCATCTGGCGGTGGTGGGGGGGCACGCGGTGAACGGCGTGGCCGCCCTGCACACGCGGCTTTTGCGCGAGGATCTCCTGCGGGACTTTGACGCCCTCGCTCCGGGAAAAATTCAGAACGTGACCAACGGCGTGACGCCCCGCCGGTGGGTGGTGTCGAGCAACCCCGGATTGACGAAAGCGATCACCGACGCCATCGGGGACAAGTGGATTTTGCGCGCGGAGGAGGAATTGCCCAAACTGGAACCGTTCGCGGCCGACGCCGCTTTCCGCGCCGCCTGGAACCGGGTCAAGGCCGAGAACAAAATTCGCCTGGCGGCGCGGTTGAAGAACGCCGCGGGCGTCGCCATCGACCCCGCGGCCCTGTTGGACGTGCAGGTGAAGCGCATTCACGAATACAAACGCCAACACTTGAGCGTCCTCCACATCGTGCGCCGATTTTTGGACCTCAAGGCCAACCCCCAGAGCGCCCCGGTGCCCCGGACGTTCCTCTTCGGGGGGAAGGCGGCCCCGGGCTACTTCATGGCCAAGCTCATCATCCGGTTCATCAACGCCGTGGGCGAGGCGGTCAACCGCGACCCCGCCGCGAGCCGCGTGTACCGGGTGGCCTTCTTCCCCGATTTCAACGTCAAAAACGGGGAAACCATTTACCCCGCGGCGGATTTGTCGGAACAGATTTCCACCGCGGGGAAGGAAGCCTCGGGCACGGGCAACATGAAATTCACCCTGAACGGGGCCTTGACCGTGGGCACGCTGGACGGCGCCAACGTGGAAATCCGGGAAGCCGTGGGGGAGGAGAATTTTTTCCTGTTCGGTCTGACGGTGGGGGAAGTGGGCGCCGCTCTCCGGAACGGCTACCGGGGCCGGGACGTCTACGACCGGGACCCCCGGGTGAAAGAGGTCATCGATTCCATTTCCTCGGGGTTTTTCTCCCGGGGCGATCCGAGCCTCTTCCGTCCCTTGGTCGATTCCCTTCTGGGGGGAGACCCCTATTTGACCCTGGCGGATTTCTCCTCCTATCTGGCGGCCCAGGACCGGATCGACCAAACCCGCCGGGACGCCGAGGATTGGGCCCGCCGGTCCATCCTCAACGTGGCCCGCGCCGGCCGTTTTTCCTCCGACCGCTCCATCCGGGAATACGCCAAGAACATCTGGAAGGTCAAGCTCGGCGACGCCGAGGCCTAA
- a CDS encoding DUF4412 domain-containing protein — translation MAIKARSLFFWAVLFGPLSVSAFEGLVDYQLSTGEKKPVPMSYKVKGDKIRAEFQSEKGRSGAMIMDSASRTIWILSPEQRMAIKQTMSEPQTSEAKAGSAPRVEFKKTSRKETIAGRECAVYTFKETNSEGEVCNAEGLGNFMFSGFGGGKRETSGWEREIMGKGLFPLRVMTKSLKDGKTTTLLATRVEPKTLPASDFAIPPGYNVMEMGGLPGMGAPGKPSPVKGTAAPGFNPQEMMKKMMNASPAERERMAEEMQKQYGQ, via the coding sequence ATGGCAATAAAAGCGCGGTCGTTGTTTTTCTGGGCGGTGTTGTTCGGTCCCTTGTCGGTTTCGGCGTTTGAGGGGTTGGTGGATTATCAATTGTCGACCGGGGAGAAAAAACCCGTGCCCATGAGTTACAAAGTCAAAGGGGACAAGATCCGGGCCGAATTTCAGTCGGAAAAAGGCCGGTCCGGCGCCATGATCATGGATTCGGCCTCCCGGACCATTTGGATTTTGTCGCCGGAACAACGCATGGCCATTAAACAAACGATGAGCGAACCCCAAACGTCGGAAGCGAAAGCCGGTTCCGCTCCCCGCGTCGAGTTCAAAAAAACCTCCCGGAAGGAAACCATCGCCGGGCGGGAATGCGCCGTCTACACGTTTAAGGAAACCAATTCCGAAGGCGAGGTCTGCAACGCCGAAGGGTTGGGGAATTTCATGTTCAGCGGGTTCGGCGGCGGGAAACGGGAAACGTCCGGCTGGGAGCGGGAAATCATGGGAAAGGGCCTCTTCCCGCTTCGGGTGATGACCAAGAGCCTGAAAGACGGCAAAACCACGACCCTGTTGGCCACCCGGGTGGAACCCAAAACCCTTCCGGCGTCGGACTTCGCGATTCCCCCGGGCTACAACGTGATGGAGATGGGCGGATTGCCCGGAATGGGCGCCCCCGGAAAGCCTTCCCCGGTGAAAGGAACCGCCGCGCCCGGGTTTAACCCCCAGGAAATGATGAAGAAAATGATGAACGCCTCTCCGGCCGAACGGGAACGAATGGCGGAGGAAATGCAAAAGCAATACGGCCAATAG
- a CDS encoding prepilin-type N-terminal cleavage/methylation domain-containing protein, which produces MVKTRFPRGFTLIELMLVVAIIGLLSAIALPKFADLVVKAREASVKGGLGALRSALSIYYADNEGQNPNYVAIDVCLTAGGKYLNEIPLMRSPQGYHDSSQILNRAASPPPAVMDGSGGWFYLGFPNWHAEGPENLVVSCTHTDSKGTTWSLY; this is translated from the coding sequence GTGGTCAAAACTCGTTTCCCCCGCGGGTTCACTCTCATCGAATTGATGCTGGTCGTGGCCATCATCGGCCTGCTGTCCGCCATCGCCCTGCCCAAATTTGCCGATTTGGTGGTGAAAGCCCGGGAAGCCTCCGTGAAAGGAGGCCTCGGCGCGCTTCGCAGCGCCCTGTCCATTTACTACGCCGACAACGAAGGGCAGAATCCCAATTACGTGGCGATCGACGTTTGTCTCACCGCCGGGGGCAAATACCTCAACGAAATTCCCCTCATGAGAAGTCCCCAAGGGTACCACGATTCCTCGCAAATTTTGAATCGAGCGGCCTCGCCGCCGCCCGCCGTCATGGACGGCAGCGGGGGGTGGTTTTATTTGGGATTTCCCAATTGGCATGCCGAGGGCCCCGAAAACCTCGTGGTCTCCTGCACCCACACCGACAGCAAAGGCACGACCTGGAGCCTTTACTAA
- a CDS encoding flavin reductase family protein, translating to MCALSNSFAEVPLGKFARLINHGPCVIVTSGDSVRANAAPAQWNTPINDDPPVVAVALDGENFTSELIRKTGEFVLNVPDESLLPAVKILGSRSGRDGDKIAPAGLTLLAGHRIATPHLAEALAFIECKVRQTLEVDGVRLVLGDVLHAAASPDHFKENRWIPGVKTLHHLGGLVFALTGERRST from the coding sequence ATGTGCGCCTTGTCGAATTCCTTTGCCGAAGTGCCCCTGGGGAAATTCGCCCGGTTGATCAACCACGGTCCCTGCGTGATCGTGACTTCCGGCGATTCGGTCCGGGCCAACGCGGCCCCGGCCCAGTGGAACACGCCCATCAACGACGACCCGCCGGTGGTGGCGGTGGCGTTGGACGGGGAGAACTTCACCTCCGAACTTATTCGAAAAACCGGGGAATTCGTCCTGAACGTGCCGGACGAATCCCTCCTTCCCGCCGTCAAAATCCTAGGCTCCCGCTCGGGCCGCGACGGGGACAAAATCGCTCCGGCGGGCCTGACCCTTTTGGCCGGCCATCGGATCGCGACGCCCCATTTGGCCGAGGCCCTCGCTTTTATCGAATGCAAAGTTCGGCAAACCCTGGAGGTGGACGGGGTTCGTTTGGTGTTGGGGGACGTCCTTCACGCGGCGGCTTCGCCCGACCATTTTAAAGAGAACCGCTGGATTCCCGGGGTCAAAACCCTCCACCATTTGGGGGGCCTCGTGTTCGCCTTGACGGGGGAGCGGCGCTCGACGTAA
- the acs gene encoding acetate--CoA ligase: MDDITSVLKEKHVFRPAKSFSEKARVSSFAQYEKLYRQSLKNPEAYWTAAAKELHWFKPWKKVLDWKLPFAKWFVGGKTNVSFNCIDRHLSNWRRNKAAFIWEGEDGEERVLTYQDLHREVGRFSNALKSLGVVKGDRVCLYMPLVPELAIAMLSCARLGAAHSVVFGGFSSQAIRDRVNDAGCKVVVTADGGYRRGAVIPLKANVDEALKETPTVKKVVVFRRTRQVIHMQSGRDHWWHELVAGMSDVCPAEALDSEHPLYILYTSGSTGKPKGILHTTGGYLTQVALTTKLIFDLRDDDVYWCTADIGWVTGHSYVVYGPLANGATVVMYEGAPNFPEPDRFWRIVAKHRVNIFYTAPTAIRAFMKWGDQWPKKHDLSSLRLLGSVGEPINPAAWMWYHKVIGGGRCPIVDTWWQTETGAILISPLPGATPLKPGSATLPLPGIDAAVVDKSGKEVAANAGGYLIVRRPWPGMMRTIFGDPERYKKQYWTEVPGVYFAGDGARRDKDGYFWVMGRIDDVIKVAGHRLGTAEVESALVKHPTVAEAAVVGRPDELTGEAIVSFVTLRSGCSPSDHLKQELRDHVVKEIGALARPAEVRFTDALPKTRSGKIMRRLLRDVAVGRETTGDTTTLEDFTVLAKLRQDEE, from the coding sequence ATGGACGACATTACCTCCGTACTCAAAGAAAAACATGTTTTCCGTCCCGCCAAATCCTTTTCCGAAAAAGCCCGCGTTTCCTCCTTCGCCCAATACGAAAAACTTTACCGTCAAAGCCTGAAAAACCCCGAGGCCTATTGGACGGCGGCGGCGAAGGAGCTCCATTGGTTCAAGCCCTGGAAGAAAGTGCTCGACTGGAAATTGCCCTTCGCCAAATGGTTCGTGGGTGGGAAGACCAACGTTTCCTTCAACTGCATCGACCGCCATTTGTCGAACTGGCGACGGAACAAGGCGGCGTTCATCTGGGAAGGCGAGGACGGGGAGGAGCGGGTCCTGACCTACCAGGACCTCCACCGGGAGGTGGGACGGTTTTCCAACGCGCTTAAATCCTTGGGGGTGGTGAAAGGCGACCGGGTGTGCCTTTACATGCCCTTGGTGCCCGAACTGGCCATCGCCATGCTTTCCTGCGCGCGCCTCGGGGCGGCGCACTCGGTGGTCTTCGGCGGGTTCTCCTCCCAGGCGATCCGCGACCGGGTGAACGACGCCGGGTGCAAGGTGGTCGTGACCGCCGACGGCGGGTACCGACGGGGCGCCGTGATCCCCCTGAAAGCCAACGTGGACGAAGCGCTCAAGGAAACCCCCACCGTGAAGAAGGTCGTGGTGTTTCGACGGACCCGGCAGGTGATCCATATGCAGTCGGGCCGGGACCACTGGTGGCACGAGTTGGTGGCCGGGATGTCCGACGTCTGTCCCGCCGAAGCTTTGGATTCCGAACACCCGCTCTACATCCTTTATACATCGGGCTCCACGGGGAAACCCAAGGGCATCCTCCACACGACGGGCGGGTATTTGACCCAGGTGGCCCTGACCACCAAACTCATTTTTGATTTGCGGGACGACGACGTCTATTGGTGCACGGCGGACATCGGCTGGGTGACGGGCCATTCCTACGTGGTCTACGGCCCCCTGGCCAACGGGGCCACGGTGGTCATGTACGAAGGGGCGCCCAATTTCCCGGAGCCCGACCGGTTCTGGCGCATCGTGGCCAAGCACCGGGTCAATATTTTTTACACCGCGCCCACGGCCATTCGCGCCTTCATGAAGTGGGGCGACCAATGGCCCAAGAAGCACGACCTCTCCAGCCTTCGGCTCCTGGGGTCCGTGGGGGAACCCATCAACCCGGCGGCCTGGATGTGGTACCACAAGGTGATCGGCGGGGGACGGTGCCCCATCGTGGACACCTGGTGGCAGACGGAAACGGGGGCCATTTTGATTTCGCCATTGCCCGGGGCCACGCCGCTCAAACCCGGATCGGCCACGCTTCCCCTGCCCGGGATCGACGCGGCGGTGGTGGACAAATCCGGGAAGGAGGTGGCGGCCAACGCCGGGGGTTATTTAATTGTTCGACGTCCCTGGCCCGGGATGATGCGGACCATCTTCGGCGACCCCGAACGGTATAAGAAACAATATTGGACCGAAGTGCCCGGGGTCTATTTCGCCGGGGACGGCGCCCGGCGGGACAAAGACGGGTATTTCTGGGTCATGGGCCGGATCGACGACGTCATCAAGGTGGCCGGCCACCGGCTGGGCACCGCCGAGGTCGAGAGCGCCCTGGTCAAGCATCCCACGGTGGCGGAGGCGGCGGTGGTGGGCCGTCCCGACGAATTGACGGGAGAGGCCATCGTGTCCTTCGTGACGCTCCGAAGCGGCTGTTCGCCCTCGGATCATTTGAAACAGGAACTGCGGGACCACGTCGTTAAGGAGATCGGCGCCCTCGCCCGCCCGGCCGAGGTCCGTTTCACCGATGCCTTGCCGAAAACCCGCTCGGGAAAAATCATGCGGCGCCTGCTTCGGGACGTGGCCGTGGGCCGGGAAACCACCGGCGACACGACCACCCTGGAGGATTTTACCGTCCTCGCGAAGCTGCGACAGGACGAAGAGTAG
- a CDS encoding rhomboid family intramembrane serine protease produces the protein MFILLPLWPRRQTVPAATLALLLINVLVFAVAWPLERAQTSVVSADHRVEAAKDLRQILEKEPALAPADRDLLSTADAPGFPTEGQDRLFRRVAENANLLSARGRYEWDSAYPVYASYSVSLRKNPTGGSVYQKWGFKRGRFFPEILTHQFLHAGFWHLFFNMLFLWAVGGVVESAGSAVLVAVYLLGGVAAAMGQLIWGIPENQIMVGASGAISAILGFGLATVPTARTRVVYVAAPVLSVRYGTFHSPLWFFVPLWAFQQVVYGLVTRPYGGATVGYGAHLGGFAAGLAAGAAARFFRLWTPPADPSGDGSWAS, from the coding sequence GTGTTTATCCTCCTGCCCCTCTGGCCGCGCCGCCAAACGGTGCCGGCGGCCACGCTGGCCTTGCTCCTGATCAACGTGTTGGTTTTTGCCGTCGCCTGGCCCCTGGAGCGCGCCCAAACCTCGGTGGTGAGCGCCGACCACCGGGTCGAGGCGGCCAAGGACCTCCGCCAAATCCTTGAAAAAGAACCGGCCCTCGCCCCCGCCGATCGGGATTTGCTGTCGACCGCCGACGCCCCGGGATTCCCCACGGAGGGCCAGGACCGATTGTTCCGGCGGGTGGCCGAAAACGCCAACCTTTTGTCGGCCCGCGGCCGCTACGAGTGGGATTCCGCCTACCCGGTGTACGCCTCCTACAGCGTGTCCCTCCGGAAAAATCCGACGGGGGGGAGCGTCTACCAAAAATGGGGATTCAAGCGGGGCCGGTTTTTCCCCGAAATCCTCACCCATCAATTCCTGCACGCCGGGTTCTGGCATTTGTTCTTCAACATGCTTTTCCTCTGGGCGGTGGGGGGCGTGGTGGAATCCGCCGGTTCCGCCGTCCTGGTGGCCGTCTACCTTTTGGGCGGCGTGGCGGCGGCGATGGGGCAGTTGATCTGGGGCATTCCCGAAAATCAGATCATGGTCGGGGCTTCCGGGGCGATTTCGGCGATTCTCGGGTTTGGATTGGCGACGGTCCCGACGGCCCGCACGCGGGTGGTCTACGTGGCCGCGCCGGTGTTGTCGGTCCGTTACGGCACCTTTCACTCGCCGCTCTGGTTTTTCGTTCCGCTGTGGGCCTTCCAACAAGTGGTCTACGGCCTGGTCACGCGCCCCTACGGCGGAGCGACCGTGGGCTACGGCGCCCACCTGGGGGGATTCGCGGCCGGGTTGGCCGCCGGCGCCGCGGCCCGGTTCTTTCGCCTTTGGACGCCCCCCGCGGACCCCTCCGGCGATGGGTCCTGGGCGTCGTGA
- a CDS encoding ATP-binding cassette domain-containing protein yields MSGAPARAVIDLRKLSVYRPAPLLSGVDWTVRRGEHWVILGANGSGKSTLVNALAGYVTPSDGEMTVLGKTYGRSDWRILREKIGLVSGNLIPRFNEDETALEVVAGGLRGQINLWTAPTPGEARTARRWLGRVEAAPVADRPWSVLSQGERQRVLIARALVRKPALLILDEPCAGLDPLARETFVAFLARLGRRPSPSLVLVTHHVEEIGPVFTHALALRRGVVAARGPLGRVVTGPVLSRVFDAPARVARAGKSFRLALRPRPSAVL; encoded by the coding sequence GTGAGCGGCGCCCCGGCGCGCGCCGTCATCGACCTTCGAAAATTGAGCGTGTATCGCCCCGCCCCCCTTTTGTCCGGGGTGGATTGGACCGTGCGGCGGGGGGAGCATTGGGTGATTTTGGGGGCCAACGGTTCGGGCAAATCAACGTTGGTGAACGCCCTGGCCGGGTACGTGACCCCGTCCGACGGCGAAATGACCGTGTTGGGGAAAACCTACGGCCGTTCCGACTGGCGGATCCTTCGGGAGAAAATCGGCCTGGTGAGCGGGAATTTAATCCCCCGGTTTAACGAGGACGAAACGGCCCTGGAGGTCGTGGCGGGCGGCCTCCGCGGCCAAATCAATTTGTGGACGGCGCCGACCCCCGGGGAGGCCCGGACCGCCCGGCGCTGGCTCGGGCGGGTGGAAGCGGCTCCCGTGGCGGACCGTCCCTGGAGCGTTCTGTCCCAGGGGGAGCGCCAGCGCGTGTTGATCGCCCGGGCGTTGGTTCGCAAGCCCGCGCTTCTGATTTTGGACGAGCCCTGCGCGGGCCTGGACCCCCTGGCCCGGGAAACCTTCGTCGCTTTTTTGGCACGGCTGGGCCGCCGACCTTCGCCGTCCCTCGTGTTGGTGACCCACCACGTGGAGGAAATCGGGCCCGTTTTCACCCACGCCTTGGCGCTCCGCCGCGGGGTCGTCGCCGCCCGGGGGCCCCTGGGCCGCGTGGTGACCGGGCCCGTGCTTTCCCGGGTGTTCGACGCCCCGGCCCGCGTGGCCCGCGCCGGCAAATCCTTCCGCCTCGCCCTTCGGCCCCGCCCCTCCGCCGTCCTTTAA
- a CDS encoding transcriptional repressor gives MENELALLRRHIKTRGLRDTAQREGVLRFLFSRTDHLSSEEVYQGLRGRRARVGRATVFRTLKLLEECGLATKVTFPDGTQKFERAHGRAHHDHMICVKCGTAFEFESPAIERLQAREARRRGFEIHGHRHELFGRCRACAGGRS, from the coding sequence ATGGAAAACGAACTCGCGCTGTTGCGTCGCCACATCAAAACCCGGGGCCTGCGGGACACGGCCCAGCGGGAAGGGGTGCTGCGCTTCCTGTTCTCCCGGACCGACCACCTGAGCTCCGAAGAGGTGTATCAAGGCCTTCGGGGCCGGCGGGCCCGCGTCGGGCGGGCCACGGTGTTCCGCACCCTGAAACTCCTGGAGGAATGCGGGCTGGCCACCAAAGTGACCTTCCCCGACGGCACCCAGAAGTTTGAGCGGGCCCACGGGCGGGCCCACCACGACCACATGATCTGCGTGAAATGCGGGACGGCCTTCGAATTCGAAAGCCCCGCCATTGAGCGTTTGCAGGCCCGGGAGGCCCGCCGGCGGGGGTTCGAAATCCACGGGCACCGGCACGAATTGTTCGGCCGTTGCCGGGCCTGCGCCGGAGGCCGGTCGTGA